In Nonomuraea sp. NBC_00507, the following are encoded in one genomic region:
- a CDS encoding ABC transporter substrate-binding protein, with protein sequence MRPRLVAALAVLPLGLTACGGGAGSSSTPAAPPSIAAATADNRPVKAGGTLNVALNADPDALDPSISTTLVGREVFANMCEKLYDIDAQATLVPQLAAALPEVSGDGKEVTIKLREGVKFNDGTAFDAEAVKKSLDRHRTWEKSARQADLAAVSKVAVVDPTTVTLTLTRAFTPLTAQLADRAGMIMSPKALDAAGDNFGASPVCVGPFKFAGRTSGSQIALEKAADYYDAAKVKLDKIVYKIIVDPNVRAANLKSGDVQVGDQLATTTVKGVQTDPNLTVVSGGGLGYYGITINTGNADGSTEKPGTVNTALAQSPQLREAFELALDRDLINKTVYNGLHEPDCFPVPLDSRFRAQDLTCPKRDLAMAKQLVQASGVPTPIPVTLTSPNDATNVRLAQVIQQMTKEAGFNVSVQTAEFVSTLEQGKSGKFDVLLNGWSGRVDPDGNLTNLITSRGSNNYSGMSDPGIDDPIKQAAAESDVAKRAELYASAMKKAAEIRGVLYLYHSKYYLGMSKTVAGVQYFKDGLPRFVTAGFAA encoded by the coding sequence ATGAGACCCAGGCTCGTCGCGGCACTCGCCGTCCTCCCCCTCGGCCTGACGGCCTGCGGCGGAGGAGCCGGCTCGAGCAGCACGCCCGCCGCCCCTCCCTCCATCGCCGCCGCCACGGCCGACAACCGGCCGGTCAAGGCCGGCGGCACGCTCAATGTGGCGCTCAACGCCGACCCCGACGCGCTCGACCCGAGCATCTCGACCACGCTGGTGGGCCGCGAGGTGTTCGCGAACATGTGCGAGAAGCTCTACGACATCGACGCGCAGGCCACGCTGGTCCCCCAGCTGGCCGCCGCCCTGCCCGAGGTGTCCGGCGACGGCAAGGAGGTGACGATCAAGCTGCGTGAGGGCGTGAAGTTCAACGACGGCACGGCGTTCGACGCCGAGGCGGTCAAGAAGTCGCTGGACCGGCACCGCACCTGGGAGAAGTCCGCGCGGCAGGCCGACCTGGCCGCGGTGTCCAAGGTCGCCGTGGTCGATCCCACCACGGTGACGCTCACGCTGACGCGGGCGTTCACGCCGCTGACCGCCCAGCTCGCGGACCGCGCCGGCATGATCATGTCGCCGAAGGCCCTGGACGCGGCGGGCGACAACTTCGGCGCGAGCCCGGTGTGCGTGGGACCGTTCAAATTCGCCGGCCGCACGTCGGGCAGCCAGATCGCGCTGGAGAAGGCCGCCGACTACTACGACGCGGCCAAGGTCAAGCTCGACAAGATCGTATACAAGATCATCGTGGACCCGAACGTCCGGGCCGCGAACCTCAAGTCCGGCGACGTGCAGGTGGGCGACCAGCTCGCCACGACCACGGTCAAGGGGGTGCAGACCGATCCGAACCTCACGGTCGTGTCGGGCGGCGGCCTCGGCTACTACGGCATCACGATCAACACCGGCAACGCCGACGGCTCCACCGAGAAGCCCGGCACGGTGAACACGGCCCTGGCCCAGAGCCCGCAGCTCCGCGAGGCCTTCGAGCTGGCGCTGGACCGCGACCTGATCAACAAGACCGTTTACAACGGCCTGCACGAACCCGACTGCTTTCCCGTGCCGCTGGACAGCCGGTTCCGGGCCCAGGATCTGACCTGTCCCAAGCGCGACCTGGCCATGGCCAAGCAGCTCGTGCAGGCCAGCGGCGTGCCGACGCCGATCCCGGTCACGCTCACCAGCCCCAACGACGCGACCAACGTACGGCTGGCGCAGGTCATCCAGCAGATGACCAAGGAGGCGGGCTTCAACGTGAGCGTGCAGACGGCCGAGTTCGTCAGCACGCTGGAGCAGGGCAAGTCCGGCAAGTTCGACGTCCTGCTGAACGGCTGGTCGGGCCGCGTGGACCCGGACGGCAACCTGACGAACCTCATCACCAGCCGCGGCAGCAACAACTACAGCGGCATGTCCGACCCGGGCATCGACGACCCGATCAAGCAGGCCGCCGCCGAGTCCGACGTCGCCAAGCGCGCCGAGCTGTACGCCTCCGCCATGAAGAAGGCCGCCGAGATCAGGGGCGTCCTGTACCTGTACCACAGCAAGTACTACCTGGGCATGAGCAAGACCGTCGCGGGCGTCCAATACTTCAAGGACGGCCTGCCGCGCTTCGTCACCGCCGGATTCGCCGCGTAA
- a CDS encoding GntR family transcriptional regulator, translated as MADVTLGAAHRSLRDEVTGELRRRILSGELPQGARLVEDRLAAQLGVSRNPVRESIRVLAAEGFVEVVPRLGATVARLSAAEAEELFDVRMAIEGLAARLAARKRTPATAERLRRMLEQAKEAVEAGRLEEVADLNTAFHLAVGEATGNSYLSLVMKPMLQRAQWVFSQTASTRGPHSWSEHLGLCEAIAAGDEDEAQARAVAHVAAARRSFLAAAGRASSKTEIPS; from the coding sequence ATGGCTGATGTGACGCTGGGCGCGGCCCATCGGAGCTTGCGCGACGAGGTCACCGGGGAGCTGCGGCGCCGCATACTCTCCGGCGAGCTCCCCCAAGGCGCGCGGCTGGTGGAGGACCGGCTGGCCGCCCAGCTGGGCGTGTCGCGCAACCCCGTGCGGGAGTCCATCCGGGTGCTGGCCGCCGAGGGTTTCGTCGAGGTCGTCCCCCGCCTGGGCGCCACGGTGGCGCGCCTGTCCGCCGCGGAGGCCGAGGAGCTGTTCGACGTACGCATGGCGATCGAAGGGCTGGCGGCGCGGCTGGCGGCGCGCAAGCGCACCCCGGCCACCGCCGAGCGGCTGCGCCGGATGCTCGAGCAGGCCAAGGAGGCCGTGGAGGCGGGCCGGCTGGAGGAGGTGGCCGACCTCAACACCGCCTTCCACCTGGCGGTGGGCGAGGCGACGGGCAATTCCTATCTCAGCCTGGTGATGAAGCCGATGCTGCAGCGGGCGCAGTGGGTCTTCAGTCAGACGGCCTCCACACGCGGGCCGCACTCCTGGTCGGAGCACCTGGGCCTGTGCGAGGCCATCGCTGCGGGCGACGAGGACGAGGCGCAGGCCAGAGCCGTCGCGCATGTGGCGGCGGCGCGGCGGTCGTTCTTGGCGGCAGCGGGCCGCGCATCGAGCAAGACCGAAATACCGAGTTAA
- a CDS encoding Lhr family helicase gives MTRQWFAGAFQAPTAAQEGAWESISRGDNTLVVAPTGSGKTLAAFLWSLDRLAAAPPKGPLQEPLKGPAGRKGTRVLYVSPLKALAVDVERNLRAPLAGLKQTARRLGLPVPEISVAIRSGDTPAEDRRRFAAKPSDILITTPESLFLLLTSQAREALREVETVIVDEVHAVAATKRGAHLALSLERLDALLERPAQRIGLSATVRPVSEVAAFLGGTRPATVVQPPADKRIEVEVVVPVEDMTEMEGRPRAEGDDFALETPEPANRSIWPHVEERLFDLIGEHSSTIVFANSRRLAERLCTRLNELAYERESGGADAVDLSIWETAPDEGAPADPGWEPGQGAPAGPGQEPGQGAPAGPGRDRGQGAPAGRGRDPGQGAPAGSRWEPPKRTPAEMMAQAGGSKGVVTEIVRAHHGSVSKEERAQIEEALKSGRLPAVVATSSLELGIDMGAVDLVACVEAPPSVASGLQRIGRAGHQVGAVSKGVIFPKYRGDLVQTAVVAERMKSGQIEELRYPRNPLDVLAQQIVAMTALEEWTVDELESVVKRAAPYATLPRTALEATLDMLAGRYPSEEFAELRPRVVWDRVTGTLQGRPGAQRLAVTNGGTIPDRGLFGVFLVGERASRVGELDEEMVYESRVGDVFVLGATSWRIEDITADRVLVSPAPGQPGKLPFWHGDAPGRPAELGQAIGQFLREQAKDDSTERMRAAGLDEYAAGNLLAYLREQREATGYVPDDRTLLVERFHDELGDWRVVIHSPYGARVHAPWALAINRRLRERYGVDVQAVHSDDGIVLRIPDTLAEPPTDVAAFDAEEIEQIVTEELGGSAMFASRFRECAGRALLLPRRVPGRRSPLWQQRQRAAHLLGVASQYASFPIVLETMRECLQDVFDVPGLVRLMRDIAARKVRLVEVETSQASPFAASLLFHYVGAFMYEGDAPLAERRAQALALDTTLLAELLGQADLRELLDPDVISDSERELARLDRPLRDVEDLADLLRSHGPLLAPDVSVRGGDPAWLEELVRARRAIKVRIAGEEQWAAIEDAARMRDALGVPLPVGVPHAFLEPVADPLADLVARHARTRGPFHAGTAASRFGLGVAVVTDALRRLAASGRVVSGEFRPGGRGEEWCDAGVLRMLRRRSLARLRKEVEPVAPETLALFLSVWHGITGTGGPASAGPGWAGPGASAGQGGAGGFGTRGGAGAARAMDSLVRSIEQLQGAAVPASALETLVLPSRVPGYHPALLDELTSSGEVMWVGQGTLPGGDGWVSLYFADTAPLLLPEPAEITTTPVHERVLELLGGGGALFFRGISDQLGSLDDQTLVSALWDLVWSGRVSGDTLAPLRATLGTGRPAHRPATTRRRRAVLPTRSGPPTVAGRWWLLPAPAADATQRVQAQAEVLLERHGVVTRGAVTSERLPGGFTPIYQVLRAYEESGRCRRGYFVEGLGGAQFALPGAVDRMRAMAPGIAPTGGDGFGQGASGGGFGGAAGGSRAVVLAAADPASPYGAALSWPQHPGDVGHKPGRKAGSLVVLVDGHLVLYVERGGKTLLSFTDGERLQPAVDALALAVRDGALGKLTVERADGASIIESPLAAALEAAGFHPTPRGLRLRA, from the coding sequence ATGACCAGGCAATGGTTCGCTGGAGCCTTCCAAGCTCCCACGGCCGCCCAGGAGGGGGCGTGGGAGTCGATCTCGCGTGGCGACAACACCCTGGTCGTCGCGCCCACCGGGTCGGGCAAGACGCTGGCGGCGTTCCTGTGGTCGCTCGACCGGCTGGCGGCAGCGCCGCCCAAAGGGCCGCTCCAAGAGCCGCTCAAAGGGCCGGCCGGGCGCAAGGGGACGCGGGTGCTCTACGTGTCGCCGCTCAAGGCGCTGGCCGTCGACGTGGAGCGCAACCTGCGCGCGCCGTTGGCCGGGCTCAAGCAGACGGCGCGGCGGCTCGGGCTGCCCGTGCCGGAGATCTCGGTGGCGATCCGCTCCGGCGACACCCCCGCCGAGGACCGCAGGAGGTTCGCGGCCAAACCGTCCGACATCCTGATCACGACGCCGGAGTCGCTGTTCCTGCTGCTCACCAGCCAGGCGCGGGAGGCGCTGCGCGAGGTCGAGACGGTGATCGTGGACGAGGTGCACGCGGTCGCGGCCACCAAGCGCGGCGCGCATCTCGCGCTCAGTCTGGAGCGGCTGGACGCGCTGCTGGAGCGGCCCGCGCAGCGGATCGGGCTGTCGGCGACCGTGCGGCCGGTGAGTGAGGTGGCGGCGTTCCTCGGCGGGACCCGGCCGGCCACGGTGGTGCAGCCGCCGGCGGACAAGCGGATCGAGGTCGAGGTCGTGGTCCCGGTCGAGGACATGACCGAAATGGAAGGCCGACCGCGCGCGGAGGGCGACGACTTCGCCCTGGAGACTCCGGAGCCCGCCAACAGGTCGATCTGGCCTCATGTCGAAGAGCGGCTGTTCGATCTGATCGGAGAGCACAGCTCCACGATCGTGTTCGCCAACTCGCGGCGGCTGGCCGAGCGGCTGTGCACCAGGCTCAACGAGCTGGCCTACGAGCGGGAGAGCGGCGGCGCCGATGCCGTCGACCTGTCGATCTGGGAGACTGCGCCGGACGAGGGAGCGCCTGCGGATCCGGGCTGGGAGCCGGGCCAGGGAGCACCTGCAGGTCCAGGCCAGGAGCCGGGCCAAGGAGCACCTGCAGGTCCGGGCCGGGACCGGGGTCAGGGAGCGCCTGCAGGTCGGGGCCGGGACCCGGGTCAGGGGGCGCCTGCCGGTTCGCGCTGGGAGCCGCCCAAGCGCACACCCGCCGAGATGATGGCGCAGGCCGGGGGCAGCAAGGGCGTCGTGACGGAGATCGTGCGGGCGCACCATGGCTCGGTCTCCAAGGAGGAGCGGGCGCAGATCGAGGAGGCGCTCAAGTCGGGCCGGCTGCCCGCCGTGGTCGCCACCTCCAGCCTGGAGCTGGGCATCGACATGGGCGCGGTGGACCTGGTCGCGTGTGTGGAGGCGCCGCCGAGCGTGGCCAGCGGCCTGCAGCGCATCGGCCGGGCCGGTCACCAGGTAGGCGCGGTCTCCAAAGGCGTGATCTTCCCGAAATACCGCGGCGATCTCGTACAGACCGCCGTGGTGGCCGAGCGGATGAAGAGCGGCCAGATCGAGGAGCTGCGCTATCCGCGTAATCCGCTCGACGTGCTGGCCCAGCAGATCGTGGCGATGACCGCGCTGGAGGAGTGGACGGTCGACGAGCTGGAGTCGGTGGTCAAGCGGGCCGCCCCCTACGCCACGCTGCCGCGCACCGCGCTGGAGGCCACGCTCGACATGCTGGCCGGGCGCTACCCGAGCGAGGAGTTCGCCGAGCTGCGCCCGCGCGTCGTGTGGGACCGGGTCACCGGCACGCTCCAGGGTCGGCCCGGCGCCCAGCGGCTGGCGGTGACGAACGGCGGCACGATCCCCGACCGGGGCCTGTTCGGCGTGTTCCTGGTGGGCGAGCGGGCCTCCAGAGTGGGCGAGCTGGACGAGGAGATGGTCTACGAGTCGCGCGTGGGCGACGTGTTCGTGCTGGGCGCCACGTCGTGGCGGATCGAGGACATCACCGCCGACCGGGTGCTCGTCTCGCCCGCGCCCGGTCAGCCGGGCAAGCTGCCGTTCTGGCACGGCGACGCGCCGGGACGGCCGGCCGAGCTGGGGCAGGCGATCGGGCAGTTCCTGCGCGAGCAGGCCAAGGACGACTCGACGGAGCGGATGCGGGCGGCCGGTCTGGACGAATACGCGGCGGGCAACCTGCTGGCCTATCTGCGGGAGCAGCGGGAGGCCACCGGCTACGTGCCCGACGACCGCACGTTGCTGGTCGAGCGGTTCCACGACGAGCTCGGTGACTGGCGGGTGGTGATCCACTCCCCCTACGGCGCACGGGTGCACGCCCCGTGGGCGCTGGCGATCAACCGGCGGCTGCGCGAGCGTTACGGGGTCGATGTGCAGGCCGTGCACTCCGACGACGGCATCGTGCTGCGCATCCCGGACACGCTGGCCGAGCCGCCCACCGACGTGGCCGCGTTCGACGCCGAGGAGATCGAGCAGATCGTCACCGAGGAGCTGGGCGGGTCGGCCATGTTCGCCTCCCGGTTCAGGGAGTGCGCGGGGCGGGCGCTGCTGCTGCCACGCCGCGTGCCCGGCCGGCGCAGCCCGCTGTGGCAGCAGCGGCAGCGGGCGGCCCACCTGCTGGGGGTGGCGTCACAGTACGCGTCGTTCCCGATCGTGCTGGAGACGATGCGTGAGTGCCTGCAGGACGTCTTCGACGTGCCGGGGCTGGTGCGGCTCATGCGGGACATCGCGGCGCGCAAGGTGCGACTGGTGGAGGTGGAGACCTCGCAGGCCTCGCCGTTCGCGGCGTCGCTGCTGTTCCACTACGTCGGCGCGTTCATGTACGAGGGCGACGCGCCGCTGGCCGAGCGCCGGGCGCAGGCCCTGGCGCTGGACACCACGCTGCTGGCGGAGCTGCTCGGCCAGGCCGACCTGCGCGAGTTGCTCGACCCCGACGTGATCTCCGACAGCGAGCGGGAGCTGGCCAGGCTCGACCGGCCGCTGCGCGACGTGGAGGACCTCGCGGACCTGCTGCGCTCGCACGGACCATTGCTGGCTCCCGACGTGAGCGTACGCGGCGGCGACCCGGCCTGGCTGGAGGAGCTCGTACGCGCGCGACGAGCCATCAAGGTACGGATCGCGGGCGAGGAGCAGTGGGCGGCGATCGAGGACGCGGCGCGGATGCGTGACGCGCTGGGCGTGCCGCTCCCCGTGGGGGTGCCGCACGCGTTCCTGGAGCCGGTGGCCGATCCGCTGGCGGACCTGGTGGCGCGGCACGCCCGCACCCGCGGCCCCTTCCACGCCGGCACGGCGGCGTCCCGTTTCGGGCTCGGCGTGGCCGTGGTGACCGACGCCCTGCGGCGGCTGGCCGCGTCCGGGCGGGTCGTCAGCGGGGAGTTCCGGCCTGGCGGGCGGGGTGAGGAGTGGTGCGACGCCGGGGTGCTGCGGATGTTGCGGCGCCGGTCGCTGGCCCGGCTGCGGAAGGAGGTCGAGCCGGTCGCCCCCGAGACGCTTGCCCTGTTCCTGTCTGTCTGGCACGGCATCACCGGCACGGGCGGTCCGGCATCCGCGGGCCCCGGCTGGGCAGGACCGGGCGCCTCGGCTGGGCAGGGCGGGGCCGGTGGCTTTGGGACGCGGGGCGGAGCGGGGGCGGCGCGAGCCATGGACTCGCTGGTCCGCTCCATCGAGCAGCTCCAGGGAGCCGCTGTGCCCGCGTCCGCGCTGGAGACGCTCGTGTTGCCGTCGCGGGTGCCGGGCTACCATCCGGCGCTGCTCGACGAGCTGACCTCGTCGGGCGAGGTCATGTGGGTCGGGCAGGGAACGCTGCCGGGCGGTGACGGGTGGGTGTCGCTCTACTTCGCCGACACGGCGCCGCTGCTGCTGCCGGAGCCTGCCGAGATCACGACGACGCCGGTTCACGAACGGGTGCTCGAGCTGCTGGGCGGCGGCGGTGCGCTGTTCTTCCGCGGCATCTCCGACCAGCTGGGGTCGCTGGACGACCAGACGCTGGTGTCCGCGCTGTGGGACCTGGTGTGGTCGGGGCGGGTGTCCGGGGACACGCTGGCGCCGCTGCGGGCCACGCTCGGCACCGGGCGTCCCGCGCACCGGCCGGCCACGACGCGGCGGCGCCGGGCGGTGCTGCCGACCAGGAGCGGGCCGCCGACCGTGGCCGGGCGGTGGTGGCTGCTGCCCGCACCGGCCGCCGACGCGACCCAGCGGGTCCAGGCGCAGGCCGAGGTCCTGCTCGAACGGCACGGGGTGGTGACCCGGGGTGCGGTGACGTCGGAACGGCTCCCCGGGGGATTCACGCCCATTTATCAGGTCTTGCGGGCGTACGAGGAGAGCGGCCGGTGCCGCCGGGGCTACTTCGTGGAGGGCCTCGGGGGCGCCCAGTTCGCCCTGCCTGGGGCGGTGGACCGGATGCGCGCGATGGCACCCGGCATCGCCCCGACAGGCGGCGACGGGTTCGGGCAGGGTGCGAGCGGCGGGGGCTTTGGCGGGGCGGCCGGGGGGTCGCGGGCCGTGGTGCTGGCCGCCGCCGACCCGGCCAGCCCGTACGGCGCCGCGCTTTCCTGGCCGCAGCATCCCGGCGACGTCGGCCACAAGCCTGGCCGGAAGGCCGGGTCGCTGGTCGTGCTGGTCGACGGCCACCTGGTGCTCTACGTCGAACGGGGCGGCAAGACGCTGTTGTCGTTCACCGACGGCGAGCGGCTGCAGCCCGCCGTGGACGCGCTGGCCCTCGCCGTGCGTGACGGGGCGCTCGGGAAGCTGACGGTCGAGCGGGCCGACGGCGCTTCCATCATCGAGTCGCCGCTGGCGGCGGCGCTGGAGGCGGCCGGCTTCCACCCGACGCCCCGGGGGCTGCGCCTGCGCGCCTGA
- a CDS encoding TetR/AcrR family transcriptional regulator, whose translation MEQGSLRERKQQRSREAIIEAAHALFEERGFDKVTVADIAERAEVGRATFFRYFGDKQEVVFADGGDLGAVLAEATEITADRPIGDALPAALAVARRVVASYVRRITAEPAGYTRHERLVASHPELLARSLTKQRRYAELLRDLLAGQGASPEIAAIAAEMGLAAYYAGRALAGDDPARLPAAVESVFDRLS comes from the coding sequence ATGGAGCAGGGCTCGCTCAGGGAGCGCAAGCAGCAACGGTCCCGTGAGGCGATCATCGAGGCGGCCCACGCGCTGTTCGAGGAGCGCGGCTTCGACAAGGTCACGGTCGCCGACATCGCTGAGCGCGCGGAGGTCGGGCGGGCCACCTTCTTCCGCTACTTCGGAGACAAGCAGGAGGTCGTCTTCGCCGACGGGGGCGATCTCGGAGCTGTGCTGGCGGAGGCTACGGAGATCACCGCGGACCGGCCGATCGGGGACGCTCTGCCTGCCGCGCTGGCCGTGGCGCGCCGCGTCGTCGCCTCCTACGTGCGCCGGATCACCGCCGAGCCTGCCGGCTACACCCGGCACGAGCGCCTGGTGGCCAGCCATCCCGAGTTGCTCGCCCGCAGCCTCACCAAACAGCGCCGGTATGCCGAGCTCCTGCGTGACCTGCTCGCCGGCCAGGGCGCGAGCCCGGAGATCGCCGCCATCGCGGCGGAGATGGGATTGGCGGCCTACTACGCGGGGAGAGCGCTCGCCGGCGACGATCCGGCGCGGCTGCCGGCCGCGGTGGAGTCCGTCTTCGACCGGCTCTCCTAG
- a CDS encoding ABC transporter permease, giving the protein MLWFILRRCGSAVIVLFLASILIFLGVRALPGDPATVMAGEEASPAVVEAIRKEFGLDKPLPAQYVDYVAQTLTGNFGRSTQDQLPVIDIIAERLPVTLELSALAILVAIVVGVGAGIVAAVRRGRFADYVATGFGLAGLSVPHFWLGLLSILLFAVTWRVLPASGYVPFTEDPAANLQRMILPALVLGTGFAAILMRQTRSAMLGALSADYVRTARSKGLSEVKVVGAHALRNSLTTVVTVLGLQLGALISGAVVTEQIFVIPGFGKLTVDAVLTRNYPVIQAVVLITVVGYVLVNLLVDLAYAALNPRIRLSGVRHD; this is encoded by the coding sequence ATGCTCTGGTTCATTCTGCGGCGCTGCGGGTCGGCGGTGATCGTGTTGTTCCTGGCCAGCATCCTGATCTTCCTCGGGGTCAGGGCGCTGCCCGGCGACCCGGCCACGGTCATGGCGGGCGAGGAGGCCTCGCCCGCCGTGGTCGAGGCCATCCGCAAGGAGTTCGGCCTGGACAAGCCGCTGCCCGCCCAATACGTGGACTACGTCGCCCAGACCCTCACCGGCAACTTCGGCCGCTCGACGCAGGACCAGCTGCCGGTGATCGACATCATCGCCGAGCGGCTGCCCGTGACATTGGAGTTGTCGGCGCTGGCCATCCTGGTCGCCATCGTCGTCGGCGTGGGCGCCGGCATCGTGGCCGCCGTCCGGCGCGGCAGGTTCGCCGACTACGTGGCCACCGGGTTCGGCCTGGCCGGGCTGTCGGTGCCGCACTTCTGGCTCGGCCTGCTCAGCATCCTGTTGTTCGCGGTCACCTGGCGGGTGCTGCCCGCCTCCGGGTATGTCCCCTTCACCGAGGACCCGGCCGCGAACCTCCAGCGCATGATCCTTCCCGCCCTCGTGCTCGGCACCGGGTTCGCGGCGATCCTGATGCGGCAGACCCGCTCGGCCATGCTGGGCGCGCTGTCGGCCGACTACGTCAGGACCGCCAGGTCGAAGGGCCTGTCCGAGGTGAAGGTCGTCGGCGCGCACGCACTGCGCAACAGCCTGACGACGGTGGTGACCGTGCTCGGCCTGCAACTCGGCGCGCTCATCAGCGGCGCGGTCGTGACCGAGCAGATCTTCGTGATCCCCGGCTTCGGCAAGCTGACCGTGGACGCGGTGCTGACCAGGAACTACCCGGTCATCCAGGCTGTCGTGCTGATCACGGTCGTCGGGTACGTCCTGGTCAACCTGCTGGTCGACCTCGCGTACGCGGCGCTCAACCCGCGGATCAGGCTGTCGGGGGTGCGCCATGATTGA
- a CDS encoding ABC transporter permease has product MIDRLWRRFRRRPMPMAGLALVTAFLLLALAGPLVTGDPAAQDYLATLAPPSPAHPMGTDDLGRDAFARIAHGAHVSLQAGVLSTLLAMAVGIPIGLVAGFYRRWLDPVVMRLVDVTLAFPFLVFAVGLAAIIGPSLRGVVLALGFAQLPAVIRITRGEVLAVREMDYVAAAIADGASDAYLIFRYVLPNCANPLIVQATVAIPAAIIGESTLSFLGLGVQPPTPSWGVMLTTAQQYLGDAPWLAIWPGLMIALATLGFNLLGDGLRDVLDPRSFR; this is encoded by the coding sequence ATGATTGACCGGTTGTGGCGGCGCTTCCGCCGGCGGCCGATGCCGATGGCCGGGCTGGCGCTCGTGACCGCGTTCCTCCTGCTGGCGCTGGCCGGGCCGCTGGTGACCGGCGACCCGGCCGCGCAGGACTACCTGGCCACGCTGGCGCCGCCGTCGCCCGCGCACCCGATGGGCACCGACGACCTCGGCAGGGACGCCTTCGCCAGGATCGCGCACGGCGCCCATGTGTCGCTCCAGGCCGGCGTGCTGTCCACGCTGCTGGCGATGGCCGTGGGCATCCCGATCGGGCTGGTCGCCGGGTTCTACCGGCGCTGGCTGGACCCCGTCGTGATGCGGCTGGTGGACGTGACGCTGGCGTTCCCGTTCCTGGTCTTCGCGGTGGGGCTGGCGGCGATCATCGGGCCGTCGCTGAGGGGCGTGGTGCTGGCGCTGGGCTTCGCCCAGCTGCCGGCCGTCATCCGGATCACGCGCGGCGAGGTGCTGGCGGTCAGGGAGATGGACTATGTGGCGGCGGCCATCGCCGACGGCGCGAGCGACGCCTACCTGATCTTCCGGTACGTGCTCCCGAACTGCGCCAATCCGCTCATCGTGCAGGCCACGGTGGCCATCCCTGCGGCCATCATCGGCGAGTCCACGCTGTCGTTCCTGGGGCTGGGCGTGCAGCCGCCGACACCGTCGTGGGGCGTGATGCTGACCACCGCCCAGCAGTACCTGGGCGACGCGCCGTGGCTGGCCATCTGGCCCGGCTTGATGATCGCCCTGGCCACGCTGGGCTTCAACCTGCTCGGCGACGGCCTGCGTGACGTCCTGGACCCGAGGAGCTTCCGATGA
- a CDS encoding ABC transporter ATP-binding protein — protein MSLLEIADLAVGFDTEDGLVQAVRDISLTLEEGEILALCGESGCGKSVTAMSVPRLLPPDTTRLSGSVKLGGRELTTLPEAEMRHVRGKEVSVVFQEPMTSLNPSFTVGYQIIEVLRRHERLSRQAARRRAVELLELVGIPAPQRRMREYPHQLSGGMRQRVMIAIAVACSPRVLIADEPTTALDVTIQAGVLDVFRDLRDRLGTAIILITHDLGVVADIADRAVVMYAGRAVEQAAVTELFANPRHPYTLGLMKALPSAAVNGRLAEIPGMVPSPLSDPDECAFQARCPRAQADCRMERPPLDQHAPGHLAACFHPGGEQ, from the coding sequence ATGAGCCTCTTGGAGATCGCCGACCTGGCCGTCGGCTTCGACACGGAGGACGGCCTGGTGCAGGCCGTCAGAGACATCTCACTGACACTGGAGGAGGGCGAGATCCTGGCCTTGTGCGGCGAGTCCGGCTGCGGCAAGTCGGTCACCGCGATGTCGGTCCCCCGGCTCCTGCCACCGGACACGACCAGGTTGTCCGGGTCGGTGAAGCTGGGCGGACGCGAGCTCACGACGCTGCCCGAGGCCGAGATGCGGCACGTCCGCGGCAAGGAGGTGTCGGTCGTCTTCCAGGAGCCGATGACCTCGCTCAACCCGTCGTTCACCGTTGGATACCAGATCATCGAGGTGCTGCGCAGGCACGAGCGGCTCTCCCGCCAGGCGGCCCGCCGCCGGGCCGTCGAGCTGCTGGAGCTGGTCGGCATTCCGGCGCCGCAACGCAGGATGAGGGAATACCCGCACCAGCTGTCCGGCGGCATGCGGCAGCGCGTGATGATCGCGATCGCGGTGGCCTGCTCGCCCCGGGTGCTGATCGCCGACGAGCCCACGACGGCGCTCGACGTGACGATCCAGGCAGGGGTGCTGGACGTGTTCCGCGACCTGCGTGACCGGCTCGGCACGGCGATCATCCTCATCACCCACGACCTGGGCGTGGTGGCCGACATCGCCGACCGGGCCGTGGTCATGTACGCCGGCCGCGCCGTCGAGCAGGCCGCGGTGACCGAGTTGTTCGCCAACCCGCGGCACCCGTACACGCTGGGTCTGATGAAGGCCCTGCCGTCCGCCGCCGTCAACGGGCGGCTGGCCGAGATCCCCGGCATGGTGCCGTCACCGCTGTCCGACCCGGACGAGTGCGCGTTCCAGGCCCGCTGCCCGCGTGCGCAGGCAGACTGCCGGATGGAGCGGCCCCCGCTCGACCAGCACGCGCCCGGCCATCTGGCGGCCTGTTTCCACCCCGGAGGCGAGCAGTGA